One genomic window of Bacteroidota bacterium includes the following:
- the bshB1 gene encoding bacillithiol biosynthesis deacetylase BshB1 — protein MKIHILAIGAHPDDVELSCSGTLLKHIALGKKAGILDLTEGELGTRGTAELRLKESAKAAKILGVLFRDNLKMKDGFFRNDEEHQLEVVKKIRQYKPEIILCNAVRDRHPDHERAAKLVSDACFYSGLKKISTKQNGKEQEAWRPKAVYHYIQDRYIEPDFVVDVTPFVKEKMEAVLAFSSQFYDPKSNEPETPISTKNFLHFLRGRMAGFGRTIGVDYAEGFTTERYPGISNLFDLI, from the coding sequence ATGAAAATTCACATTCTTGCAATAGGTGCTCACCCGGATGATGTAGAGTTGTCGTGTTCAGGAACTTTACTAAAGCACATTGCTCTTGGAAAAAAAGCTGGCATTCTTGATCTTACAGAAGGTGAACTGGGTACACGCGGTACAGCTGAACTGCGTTTAAAAGAGTCCGCGAAAGCGGCTAAAATACTGGGAGTTTTGTTTCGGGATAATTTAAAAATGAAAGATGGTTTTTTTAGGAATGATGAAGAACATCAGCTGGAGGTTGTAAAAAAGATACGTCAGTATAAGCCGGAAATCATTTTGTGTAATGCTGTTCGCGATCGTCATCCCGATCATGAGCGTGCGGCAAAACTTGTTTCGGACGCGTGTTTTTATTCCGGGCTAAAGAAAATTTCGACCAAACAGAACGGAAAAGAGCAGGAGGCCTGGAGGCCGAAAGCGGTTTACCATTACATACAGGATCGGTATATTGAGCCCGACTTTGTCGTTGACGTTACGCCATTTGTGAAAGAAAAAATGGAAGCCGTTCTGGCTTTTTCTTCCCAGTTCTATGATCCTAAATCAAATGAACCGGAGACGCCGATATCGACCAAAAATTTTCTTCACTTTCTGCGTGGGCGTATGGCTGGTTTTGGTCGCACTATCGGGGTTGACTATGCTGAAGGTTTTACCACGGAACGTTATCCCGGAATATCGAATTTGTTTGACCTGATCTGA
- a CDS encoding YceI family protein, producing the protein MAQSNWTIDASHSKVQFTVTHLMISEVTGKFKMYEGKVVATKDDFTDSQIEFSADVNSINTDDEGRDKHLKSDDFFNAEKYPKMTFKSKSFKKVSGKNYKLTGDMTIRDITKSVEFDVVYNGSIKDPWGNTKAGFKLNGNINRIDYGLKWNAAVEAGGVVVSENVNITCDIELGKQK; encoded by the coding sequence ATGGCCCAATCAAATTGGACCATAGATGCATCACATTCAAAGGTTCAATTTACTGTCACACACCTGATGATCTCGGAAGTTACAGGCAAATTTAAAATGTATGAAGGTAAAGTCGTCGCTACAAAAGATGATTTTACTGATAGCCAGATAGAATTTTCAGCCGATGTAAACAGCATCAATACGGATGACGAAGGCCGCGATAAACATTTAAAATCGGATGACTTTTTCAACGCTGAAAAATATCCGAAGATGACCTTCAAAAGTAAATCATTTAAAAAAGTAAGCGGGAAAAATTATAAGCTTACCGGAGATATGACCATACGCGACATTACAAAAAGCGTGGAATTTGACGTAGTGTATAACGGAAGCATTAAAGACCCATGGGGAAATACAAAAGCCGGGTTTAAACTTAACGGAAATATAAACCGTATTGACTACGGATTAAAATGGAACGCAGCAGTTGAAGCCGGTGGTGTGGTGGTGAGTGAGAATGTGAACATTACCTGTGATATTGAGCTGGGTAAACAGAAATAA
- a CDS encoding glutathione peroxidase, producing MKKMASVIIALFMFNATFAQSKTMKTFHDFKAITIDGKEFDLAQLKGKKVLVVNTASKCGNTPQYEELQKLYEKYKGQNFTIIGFPANNFGKQEPGTNNEIAEFCKKNYGVTFQMMSKISVKGDDMDPIYQWLTRKDQNGLADAEVKWNFQKFMIDENGKWVDYVAADETPLTGKIIKWIEGKK from the coding sequence ATGAAAAAAATGGCTTCAGTGATCATTGCACTTTTTATGTTCAATGCGACCTTTGCACAATCCAAAACAATGAAAACATTCCATGATTTTAAGGCGATAACAATTGATGGAAAGGAATTTGATCTTGCCCAATTAAAAGGAAAGAAAGTGCTGGTTGTAAACACTGCTTCAAAATGCGGCAATACACCGCAGTATGAGGAATTACAGAAGCTGTATGAAAAATACAAAGGGCAAAATTTTACCATTATTGGTTTTCCGGCCAACAACTTCGGGAAACAAGAGCCCGGCACCAATAATGAGATCGCGGAATTTTGTAAAAAGAATTACGGGGTTACTTTTCAGATGATGTCCAAGATATCGGTTAAGGGAGATGATATGGACCCGATCTATCAATGGTTGACCAGGAAAGATCAAAATGGGCTGGCTGATGCGGAAGTAAAATGGAATTTCCAGAAATTTATGATCGATGAGAATGGTAAGTGGGTTGATTATGTTGCTGCGGATGAAACTCCATTAACAGGTAAAATTATTAAATGGATAGAAGGAAAAAAATAA